Proteins encoded by one window of Flavobacterium sp. N502540:
- a CDS encoding polysaccharide deacetylase family protein, with protein sequence MINRRDFIKKSSIVGLAGLVVPSAAFASPFVEDARIPAKETNSKWADGSRLVVSVSMQFEAGGQPGNAESPFPQNMEKGYQDLPASTWYQYGYKEGIPRMLDNWDKLGIKVTSHMVGTAVLKNSALAKEIVDRGHEAAAHGMSWSSQYNLSYDDEMKFIKDGVDAIKKATGFNPVGYNANWLRRGENTLKILQELGFTYHIDDLSRDEPFIIKVNSKDFVIVPYTIRCNDILLIEGKNFSTDQFFSQVKAEFDQLYAESEFKKRQLSISFHDRIGGTPQMVQTTRDLIKYVQGHKGVSFKRKDEIAQMALNDKTTIRE encoded by the coding sequence ATGATCAATAGAAGAGATTTTATTAAGAAAAGCAGCATAGTGGGACTTGCAGGACTTGTGGTTCCTTCAGCCGCTTTTGCTTCTCCATTTGTGGAGGATGCTAGAATACCTGCTAAAGAGACAAACAGCAAATGGGCAGATGGGTCGCGTCTGGTTGTTTCGGTTTCCATGCAGTTTGAAGCTGGTGGACAGCCGGGTAATGCTGAAAGTCCTTTTCCGCAGAATATGGAGAAAGGATATCAAGATTTACCGGCGTCAACTTGGTATCAATATGGATACAAAGAAGGTATACCGCGTATGTTGGACAACTGGGACAAATTGGGGATTAAAGTTACCTCACATATGGTTGGAACTGCAGTACTTAAAAATTCGGCATTGGCAAAAGAAATTGTGGATCGAGGCCACGAAGCTGCTGCGCATGGTATGAGCTGGAGCTCTCAGTACAACCTGTCATATGATGATGAAATGAAGTTTATTAAAGATGGGGTTGATGCCATTAAAAAGGCAACTGGATTTAATCCTGTCGGATATAATGCAAACTGGCTGCGCAGAGGAGAAAACACATTAAAAATTTTGCAAGAACTGGGATTTACTTATCATATTGATGACCTTAGCCGAGACGAGCCTTTTATTATAAAGGTGAACAGTAAGGATTTTGTAATAGTACCTTATACTATACGCTGTAATGATATTTTGCTTATTGAAGGCAAAAATTTTTCAACGGATCAGTTTTTCTCCCAAGTGAAAGCAGAGTTTGACCAGCTGTATGCAGAAAGTGAGTTTAAAAAAAGACAGCTGTCTATAAGCTTTCATGATCGTATCGGAGGAACTCCTCAGATGGTGCAGACTACACGAGATCTAATTAAATATGTTCAGGGACACAAAGGAGTTTCATTTAAAAGAAAAGATGAAATTGCACAGATGGCTCTTAACGACAAAACTACCATCAGAGAATAA
- a CDS encoding winged helix-turn-helix transcriptional regulator — translation MYCINDKEYPCSTSLTMKYIGGKWKSVILIHLIEKKRYNELRKELSMVTERTISLQLKALEEDGLISRTVHTAKPPLIVDYELTEFGKTLIPLLQSIAQWGKETAKTNKRVTII, via the coding sequence ATGTATTGTATAAACGACAAAGAGTATCCCTGCAGCACCAGCCTTACAATGAAATATATAGGCGGAAAATGGAAGTCAGTTATTTTGATTCATTTAATAGAAAAGAAGCGCTATAATGAATTAAGGAAAGAATTGTCTATGGTAACAGAACGAACTATAAGTCTGCAGCTGAAAGCATTGGAAGAAGACGGCTTAATTTCTCGCACCGTACACACCGCCAAACCTCCCCTAATAGTAGATTATGAGCTGACAGAATTTGGCAAAACTTTAATTCCGCTGCTCCAAAGTATCGCTCAATGGGGTAAAGAAACGGCCAAAACAAATAAACGGGTCACCATAATATAG
- a CDS encoding PEP/pyruvate-binding domain-containing protein, with translation MEKYILKFSEIGINDINKAGGKNASLGEMYNNFGPHGIRVPNGFAITTTAYKDFIEYNHLSFALNELMQLLDKKDFTNLTEIGSKARKLLLDAKFPLDLQTEISNAYSFLCENKELAVAVRSSATAEDLANASFAGQHDSLLNIKGTVYYLCNNGQNR, from the coding sequence ATGGAAAAATATATTTTAAAGTTTAGTGAGATCGGAATTAACGATATTAATAAAGCAGGAGGCAAAAATGCTTCTCTTGGAGAAATGTACAATAATTTTGGTCCTCATGGTATTAGAGTTCCCAATGGTTTTGCCATAACAACAACGGCCTACAAAGATTTTATAGAATACAATCATTTAAGTTTTGCGCTAAATGAATTAATGCAACTTTTGGATAAGAAAGACTTTACCAACTTAACTGAAATTGGCTCAAAAGCAAGAAAGCTGTTACTTGATGCAAAATTCCCCCTGGATCTTCAAACTGAAATTTCAAATGCGTACTCCTTCTTATGTGAAAACAAAGAACTCGCTGTTGCCGTTAGAAGCAGTGCTACCGCAGAAGATCTAGCCAATGCAAGTTTTGCGGGACAACACGATTCACTTCTAAATATTAAAGGTACAGTATATTACCTTTGCAATAACGGTCAAAATAGATAG
- the dinD gene encoding DNA damage-inducible protein D — MKANKSQSKSISIFEKLKKTDKAGNEYWSAKDLAKLLGYSRYSSFIEVLDKAKASCINAGQETASHFKDFSAIKSVGNDLQRNWVNVKLSRYGCYLIIQNADPTLKPVALGQAYFAIQARLQELSQQRKSNNFKMVKNRRYFLRRELAKRNLQLAGAARKAGIVTPADYAFFQNHGYRGLYGGLDVKAIRKIRGLDSDENILDHMDSTELAINLFRVTQTAEKLNDENVQDSAEADTIHFAVGLKARKAIEDIGNTLPENMPVMESITLQRKLDKKLPSENNRKKKTSAS; from the coding sequence ATGAAAGCAAATAAATCACAAAGCAAAAGCATATCGATATTTGAGAAACTCAAAAAAACAGATAAGGCTGGTAATGAGTATTGGAGTGCCAAGGATCTTGCAAAATTGCTAGGGTATTCCAGATATAGTTCATTTATTGAAGTGCTAGATAAGGCAAAGGCTTCCTGTATTAATGCAGGTCAGGAGACAGCATCACATTTTAAAGATTTTAGTGCAATAAAATCAGTTGGTAATGATTTGCAAAGGAATTGGGTAAACGTAAAATTATCACGCTATGGCTGTTATCTTATAATTCAAAATGCAGATCCTACTTTAAAACCGGTAGCGCTTGGACAAGCCTATTTTGCAATACAAGCTCGTCTGCAGGAATTAAGTCAGCAGCGGAAAAGTAATAATTTTAAAATGGTAAAAAACCGAAGATATTTTCTTCGCAGAGAATTGGCTAAGAGAAATCTTCAGTTGGCTGGAGCCGCACGAAAAGCTGGTATTGTTACCCCTGCAGATTATGCCTTTTTTCAAAACCATGGATATAGAGGACTTTATGGAGGTTTGGATGTAAAAGCGATACGCAAGATTAGAGGTCTTGATTCTGATGAAAACATTCTCGATCATATGGATAGTACAGAATTAGCAATCAATTTATTTCGTGTCACTCAAACCGCTGAAAAGCTAAATGATGAAAATGTTCAGGATAGTGCCGAGGCTGATACTATTCATTTTGCGGTTGGATTAAAAGCTCGTAAGGCAATTGAAGACATCGGAAATACATTGCCAGAGAATATGCCCGTAATGGAAAGTATTACATTGCAACGAAAGCTTGATAAAAAATTGCCCTCAGAAAATAATCGTAAAAAGAAAACATCAGCTAGTTGA
- a CDS encoding IS3 family transposase, with product MTCRYKYKNRKQAGKSIHDYIENFFNTVRRHFALGNLTMEEFQSKYLISKKQTYKP from the coding sequence CTGACATGCCGCTATAAATACAAAAACAGAAAACAAGCCGGAAAATCAATTCATGACTATATTGAAAATTTCTTTAATACCGTGCGAAGACATTTTGCTCTTGGAAATTTAACAATGGAAGAATTTCAAAGTAAATATCTAATTTCTAAAAAGCAAACCTACAAGCCTTGA
- a CDS encoding VIT family protein, with protein sequence MGANDGILSTTSLAIGVAAASVTREPILLAAIAGLTAGALSMAAGEYVSVSSQADVETADLKREKIALETLPEEELEELTDMYIQRGLNKELARQVAVELTAHDALEAHARDELGINEITQPNPLTAAFASAISFIIGGLLPLLVAIFAPIKEMVFYQYGFSILFLALSGILAAKAGGSHTLKAVLRICIWGTFAMVMSALVGYIFGVQTG encoded by the coding sequence CTGGGGGCAAACGACGGAATTTTATCTACTACCAGTTTAGCCATTGGTGTGGCAGCAGCAAGTGTCACAAGAGAGCCTATCTTACTGGCTGCCATAGCGGGTCTAACAGCAGGTGCACTTTCCATGGCTGCAGGTGAATATGTTTCGGTAAGTTCCCAAGCTGATGTAGAAACTGCAGATTTGAAAAGAGAAAAAATTGCTCTTGAAACCCTGCCGGAAGAAGAACTGGAAGAATTAACGGATATGTATATTCAAAGAGGATTAAATAAAGAACTGGCCAGGCAGGTTGCTGTGGAATTAACGGCTCATGATGCGCTTGAAGCCCATGCGCGAGATGAACTCGGAATTAATGAAATCACACAACCCAACCCGCTTACAGCAGCTTTTGCATCGGCCATATCCTTTATTATTGGTGGTTTATTGCCGCTTTTGGTGGCTATTTTTGCACCTATCAAAGAAATGGTATTTTATCAGTATGGTTTTTCGATACTCTTTTTGGCACTATCAGGAATACTGGCAGCAAAAGCTGGCGGATCACATACTTTAAAAGCGGTATTACGTATCTGTATCTGGGGTACTTTTGCAATGGTAATGTCGGCACTAGTGGGCTATATTTTTGGCGTTCAAACTGGTTAG
- a CDS encoding phospholipase D family protein has product MGKFITGKNLENAIYEIIWEAEQNLLIVSPFIKLDDYFIRLFDNHLNNPNLHILIVFGKNEREINRSLSKNDFDYFRKFLNISIVYVPNLHAKYYGNEKKGVLTSMNLYDYSFKNNVEFGVYSETSILSKFTKNADDEAYQACYDLAEKSEAIYIKRPVYEKKLLSSLLGKNYIKSDVLHDTTDKFYSSPNRNKLRDITTLNDFPFELELGAESKSRPKREEIENPTNGFCIRTGEQITFNMKKPFSYQAYRSWASFGNENYPENFCHKTGKPSHGKTSMRKPIL; this is encoded by the coding sequence ATGGGAAAATTTATTACGGGAAAAAATCTTGAAAATGCAATTTATGAAATAATTTGGGAAGCAGAACAAAACCTTTTAATTGTTTCCCCATTTATAAAACTAGATGACTATTTTATAAGACTCTTTGATAATCATCTTAATAATCCAAACCTCCACATATTAATTGTTTTTGGAAAAAACGAACGAGAAATCAACAGAAGTTTAAGCAAAAATGATTTTGATTATTTTAGAAAATTCTTGAACATCAGCATAGTTTATGTTCCAAATCTACACGCAAAATATTATGGAAATGAAAAAAAAGGAGTCTTAACTTCTATGAACTTATATGACTACTCTTTCAAAAATAATGTCGAATTTGGAGTCTATTCTGAAACTAGCATTTTAAGTAAATTCACAAAAAATGCAGACGATGAAGCTTATCAAGCCTGTTATGACCTTGCAGAAAAAAGCGAAGCTATCTACATAAAACGACCAGTATATGAAAAGAAATTATTAAGTTCACTACTTGGTAAAAACTATATAAAATCAGATGTACTGCACGATACAACTGATAAATTTTACTCTTCACCCAATAGAAATAAATTACGTGATATTACAACATTAAATGATTTTCCTTTTGAATTGGAATTAGGGGCAGAATCAAAATCAAGACCAAAAAGAGAAGAAATTGAAAATCCAACAAATGGATTTTGTATTAGAACAGGAGAACAAATAACGTTTAATATGAAAAAGCCATTTTCGTATCAAGCATATAGAAGCTGGGCATCTTTTGGAAATGAAAACTATCCGGAAAATTTTTGTCACAAAACAGGTAAACCTTCTCACGGCAAAACATCAATGAGAAAACCAATTCTATAA
- a CDS encoding transposase, with protein MEKPKQKYTLEFKLKVVELSNRYYSIIRAAKEVNTSPENIRRWKVQLQDGILGKKKKQAAPNRLLQLKILRKELTKVQMERDILRKAAHILSGDTITKFKFIKQHRDHYPIANTCQILEVSKISYYYWDNRKSAKRTLLVLINIVKLVNLF; from the coding sequence ATGGAAAAACCAAAGCAAAAGTATACATTAGAATTTAAGCTAAAGGTAGTAGAACTCAGCAACAGGTATTACAGCATCATACGGGCAGCTAAAGAAGTAAATACAAGTCCAGAGAATATCAGACGATGGAAAGTCCAACTTCAAGATGGAATACTTGGCAAGAAGAAAAAACAAGCAGCACCAAACAGGCTTCTTCAATTAAAAATTCTGAGAAAAGAGCTTACAAAAGTCCAAATGGAAAGAGATATCCTAAGGAAAGCCGCCCACATTCTATCCGGTGATACAATTACTAAATTTAAATTCATAAAACAGCATAGAGACCACTACCCAATTGCAAACACCTGCCAAATACTTGAAGTAAGCAAGATCAGTTACTATTATTGGGACAACAGAAAATCAGCAAAGAGAACTTTACTAGTTTTAATTAATATTGTAAAACTTGTCAACCTATTTTAG